Proteins from a genomic interval of Nitrospinota bacterium:
- a CDS encoding ABC transporter permease, with the protein MQKYILRRTVEIIVTLFIIITLLFVLFRLAPGDPTSMIIDPTMTPEDIESLREAFGLNDPLWLQYLKYLKNVLKGEFGNSFHYAEPVLDIIKEKLLNTILLFTTATILAALAGISLGKFIAWKRGTKIEATITFVGLLLHTIFLPWFALLAIWIFGFKFHWFPINGMLTPEIWLDPTISFFYKILDVIHHMILPLFVLFTIDFSRSMLVMKSSMLDTLREDYIITAKAKGLKEKIIRNKHAARNAMLPVVTSVSLSIAFSINGSAITETVFSWPGLGRELVFAVSNNDYPLAQASFLLISTLVLVANLVADVLYAYLDPRIKY; encoded by the coding sequence ATGCAAAAATATATCTTAAGAAGAACGGTAGAAATCATCGTAACTTTATTTATTATTATCACTCTTCTCTTTGTCCTTTTTCGTTTGGCACCGGGTGACCCTACCTCTATGATCATAGATCCAACGATGACTCCTGAAGATATAGAGAGCCTCAGGGAAGCCTTTGGACTGAATGACCCCTTATGGCTTCAGTATCTTAAATATCTTAAGAATGTCTTAAAAGGAGAATTTGGGAATTCCTTTCATTATGCTGAACCGGTTTTGGATATCATTAAAGAAAAATTATTGAACACCATCCTTCTCTTTACCACGGCTACGATTTTAGCTGCCCTTGCTGGTATTTCATTGGGAAAATTCATTGCATGGAAAAGAGGAACAAAGATTGAAGCAACCATAACCTTTGTAGGTCTCCTGCTTCATACCATTTTTCTCCCGTGGTTTGCTCTTTTAGCCATATGGATCTTTGGATTCAAGTTCCATTGGTTTCCCATAAATGGCATGCTTACCCCTGAGATATGGCTGGATCCCACTATCAGCTTCTTTTATAAAATTTTAGATGTCATTCATCACATGATACTCCCCTTATTTGTCCTCTTTACAATTGATTTTTCAAGATCAATGCTGGTTATGAAAAGCAGTATGCTGGATACCCTTCGGGAAGACTACATTATCACTGCCAAAGCAAAAGGGCTTAAGGAAAAGATCATCAGAAACAAACATGCAGCAAGAAATGCTATGCTCCCTGTAGTCACCTCAGTAAGCTTGAGCATAGCCTTTTCAATTAATGGAAGCGCTATAACTGAAACGGTATTTTCCTGGCCAGGCCTGGGGAGGGAATTGGTATTTGCTGTAAGCAATAATGATTATCCACTGGCTCAAGCCAGTTTTTTACTCATATCAACATTAGTACTGGTAGCAAATTTGGTTGCTGACGTCCTATATGCTTATCTTGACCCAAGGATAAAGTATTAG